The Lemur catta isolate mLemCat1 chromosome 17, mLemCat1.pri, whole genome shotgun sequence genome segment CAGGCCCCCACTCGGTGGGTTGCTTAGCTGAATGCCCAGACTCTACAAAAAGAGGCTTGTAGAAGCGGCAGAAAGGCCTTGCTAACTACCTTGCCACAGATCTGTCCTTTCCCACTTGTGCTGGGTCCTGGTGGTTGAGCATGCTGTGCCCTGCGCCTTAGCAGGCCACCCCTCACCCAGGGTGTTGTTCCACAGTTACCTTGGGCTCGGGTTGATGTCGGCGCGGCTGGCGATCCTGGGCGGCGTGGAGGGGCAGCCTGGTGAGTGGACCTGACGTCTGAGGCCTGCTGTGCGGCCTCTGCCTTCCTTTCTCAGTGCGAATGAGGAGCCCCTTGGGAGGGCGGCCGCCTGGCCCCCGGGAGAggtcctgcccctcccagcccttccgccccGCTGCTATCGTGGCAGCACGCTGGTGCCCGGTGGGACATGGGTGCTGCTGGCCCAGGAGGGACATGTCCCAGATCTTGTTGGTGGCACCCTGGTAGAGACCAAGGACAATGTGTTTTACCTGTgcacattctaatttttttttttaaagagatgctAGTGAAATCATTTCTGAAACACAAAGCTGGAGGATTTTAAGAACCTAACTGACGTACGGTCATCACCTACATTTGGAGTGGACTCGCTTGGGAGATTTGAAGAGAGAACCTTGTCCCAGACAGTacagcaggggctgtggggacGTGATGCGGGTGTTGCCTTCAGGGAAAGTTTCTCTTGTTCACGAGTCCAGCATTGTGAGAACGTCCCTCCGTCATCTCTTGCTCTGTCAAGGATCACAGAAAACGAGCTTGGCCCTTGCAGATGTGGTGTTTGACCAGAGATGGAGCCCATGCCTGGGCGCGGGCCGCCTCTGCTCCTGCCTGATAGGCCTCGAGCAGTGCGCGCAGGCTCTTCGGAGAGCTTGGGGATGGCCTGGCGGATCGAGGGGGGGAGGCACTGCCCTGAGGCTGGTGCCACCTGTCTTCCCTGAGGGTCCCCACCAGGGCGCAGAGGCCTTTCCTCGGCCCACCTCTTCCAGGGGCCTGGATATTCTGACAGAGCAGGAGTGTGCAACTGGAATTCTTGTTTTCCCGTGCATACCCtgtttcagttctttctttttcataatagtATCCCTTTTGTTGCAAACCAAAAACACATCCACGTCCCGGACACACCTGCAACTAAAGAAGGCCAGAAAACACCTATCATGTAGCCAGCGAGAAGGCAGGCCCCAGTTGCCCCTCCGTGATTCTCTGTAGCTTCacggctcagcctcctgagtcctCACCCACTCCACAGAGCAGCGGGGACGGTCTTGTCTCCTCGTCAGGCTGTACAAAGTGCCTGTTTTGGATTCTTGAGGACTGTGACACCAGCCAGGAGGATGAGCCTGTTTCGTTGGCTGCCATTATATGAGACACCCCCAAATGGAGTGGGGAAAACAGCAAACAGCAATCACGTGGTTTCTCGTGATTCCACAGGGCTCTGCCGGGTACACCTCCACGGGGGTCCCAGGGGTCCTGTGTGGCCCAGTTGGGGCAGCTGTCTGCACCTGGGCATACCCAGTGGGGACCCAAGGGTCCCGTGTGGCCTGGCCAGGGTGGCTCTCTGCACCTGGGCACTCCTGCATATGGCCTTGCCCCAGCAGAGTAGCCTGGGCTGCTTTCCTGGCAGCTCCGGAGGAGGAAGACTGCTCTGAAGTCACATGCCATCATTTTCTGTCCAGTCCATTGGGGAAAATAGGCCCAGGCCAGAAGCCAGGGGAGGGGCTTGCCCCTCCCTCAGTGGGTGAGCAGCATGCTGTCCTTGAGGGGTGGCACTGCAGGGACAGCCCTGGAGACCACCACTGCACTTCATTTGCTAGTGTGGGACCCAGCTTTTGTGTCGTGGAGCAGCACAGATTCAATTCAAGGCCTGGTGGCACCTAGTGGTTCTTGTCGTGGCCTTGTCACCAACCTGCCGGCTACTTGTGGCCTCGGTCATCTATAATATTGGACAGTGACAGCTCCCTCCTGATAGGGTCATTGTGACAATTGACTGAACAGTGCTTGGCCCTGTAGTTTGAGTATTTGTCATGTTTCCAGGGTGGATGAGGCTTTGCTGCTGCTTCCTTAACAGAGGGGGGTGGTCCCGGAAGGCCCCCAAGAGTCAGGTCTCATGTGGCAGAAGGAAGCACATCCCGTGACGCTCCAGGGCAGCATGCCTCTGCGGCGTCCACAGCACAGCTCCGTGCAGGCCCGGTGGTAAGGTGCTTTccgttttctttcttgtttgtatctttttatttcagcgAAGGATGGAAAGGAGTTGGTCAGCCCCTGTTTGTCTCCCAGCTTCAAAGGAGAGTGGGAGCACACCGAAGTTACATACAGAATTTCAGGGCAGAAGGCAGGTATGGGGATTTCTTCATCAGTggcttctgtcccctcccctgtgccTTTCCCACGTCCCCTGAGGAGCAGGGCGGCCGTCCAGACCCTGCTCACGGGCTCACAGACAAGGGCTTGCCCTGGGAACAGAGGTTCTGAGAACCCTCCTGCAGGAGGCCTTTGCCAGAGCACTGGGaacgctccctccctccctccctcgggcCTCTGCACAAGGCTCCTTTGTCTGGCGCTCAATGCTTCCTCCAAAGGGCAGAATTTCCTGACAAGCCTCCAGTGAGGAGGGACCTGAACCACCTCGGGGCTCGGAGACAAGTGACCACATCTGGCCGTCAGCCCGGAGGCTCAGTGCTGAGCAGAGTTGAATAGAGGGACAAGTCAGGGCTTCTCCTGTGGCAGGGTCTGCTCCACCCACCTGCCCAAGGCTGCGAGCCCCCACTGCCTGGTGACCATGGGCCCCGCCAAACTCACCCCTCTCGCCCTGGGTGGTCTCTGTTGCTCTTTGTAGTTCCTTTAAAGGAAAGATTGAAATGTAGTTTCCAGGATGGACACTTGGGCATGGGACACATCTGGTTTTGGTGACTGTGcagatccctctgcctcagtcgTCCACTTGTGCATGTGGCAAGGGTCAGGCCCCGCTGCAGGCCAGGGCACGGCAGGGCAGTGCAGCTGGAGTCCCAGTGGGGGAGTCCGACATGAAGCACATGAAAGTgcttccaagaaaaataaaacggGGCAGAGGGTGCTGGCAGGGAGATTGCAGTTTCAACCAGGATGGCCAGCCAAGGCCTCATGGGGTGacgggaaggggtgggggtgagccGCACAGACCTAAAGCAGCGGCTCTGCAGGCCGGAGGAGCAGCACACACAAAGGCCCTGAAGTGGCTGCTGCTGTGTTCACTGCACACGGAGGAGGTGGTGTGAGCTGCCCAGGGACAGCAGGAGGAAATGAAGTTGAAGGGCAAGGGTGTGGCTCTGTGGACTGTGCGAACACGGGGAAGCATTTGGAACAGCAGGAGATGGGGGAGCAGGACTGGGGGTAGGTGGGAGGCCGGGCCAGGTGCCCGTCAGGCATGCTCAGCAGTCCGCCAGCCGCTGGGGTCCTGTGTTGCTGTTCTCCACCTAGCCTGGCCTGAGCCTGGCCGTGGCCTGCTAGGCTCCTCTTTCCTCAATGGTGACACAGTGAGGGTGCAGGCCCCCCACCGAGGTGGCTGATGAAGtggaaggcagggctggcagaggaTGAGCACGGGCCAGAGACAGTCCCTACGGGCTGGGTCAGGACGGCTGCTCAGGGCCTAGCTGGTGTCGGCAGGTATCAGGATTCAGTGGCCTCCCCCTTGGGGTCAGGAGTCTCTGGCCACCTTCATACTCAGGGGTGTCTCTCCCTGCTGACCTGGGCCAGCAGTGCTGCGGCCCCTAAAGGGCTGCTCTTGACGTGTGCAGTGAGCAGTCCCAACTTTGGGGGATTCTGCCGGTTCAGGTCAGGGTCTCAAGTCACCGGGGAAGGGCCCTGAGGGACTGCGTGGCCCGGGTGCCTGGGGCACCTAACCTCTGGCTTTGTGGTGTCCCCCAGAAGCGAGCCTGCACGAGCTGTGCGCCAGCAGAGTGTCAGAGATCCTGCGAAACAAAGTGCACAGGACAGAAGAAGTGAAGCACGTGGATTTTTACGCTTTCTCCTACTATTATGACCTGGCAGCCAGCGTCGGCCTCATAGGTGAGGGGCCCGGCTGGGCCGAGTGGGGTGGTCAGGGCTGGTGTGGGTCTCCCGGGGCAGAGGGCCTGTGACAGCCGAGTAACCCTGCTGTCATGGACTCTGCAGGACGGCAGAAGTAGACGGGGGAAGGCATCTTGTCCTTAGTAGGAAGTAATAAGCCCCCTTTTTATAGACAGATTAGTTTTTTGAGCCATTTAGTAAAGTTACCTGTCGGATACATGTTCAGATACTTGCTGTCGATTTAACTTCCCACTCGAAGGCAGGTCTTGCCCTGTGCTGACTCACGTTGTTTGACCTTCTTGGACACGCAGCCACTCCTTGCTGGCCCGGGGAGGAGCTCTGGCTGGAGGAGCCCTTCTGTGGTGTGTGGGTGGCTGCTCTCTCCGTGGGATGGTCAGCCCACTTAATGTGGAGTCTCACCGCGACCCACCACGACCCAGGGAGCCAGCTCAGGGCAGAAGGAGGTGTTTGTAGTTTGCAAAGCTGGTGCTCGTCAGGCTGTGGAGACTCTGGAGAGGGTCGTGGAGTCACTTCAGTGAGTGGTGACCAGgactttttttaatgaaatagagaatatcGGAGTGTGTGGCCTGTCTTTAGAATAAGAACactaatgtttaaaataaaagctgCTCGAGAGAAGCCAGTGACGCCACGGTTCCAGCTCCCCGTGCCCCTGGCTGTGCCGCTGTTGACCAGGGCCCCGGGGGTGGCCAGGGTGGAAGGTGACCCAGCAAACCACCcctcactgtttttttttaaaaatgtttttttccccatttgggaAACTGATGCTAGAATATGCTGAGCTCAGTGCCAGGGCTTCAGGAAACATATCCttttctgtacttttattttGCTTAACTTAAAATTAGGATTTGTTCACTTTGGGGCCCAGGGATCCTGGTGAGCTTTCtctgggggggacactgcagggtTGGGGTGTGGAGTGACCCTCTGACCCCTCTTCCCGCGGTGTGGTCCTGTGTGGAACACCTGCCAGCTCTGAGCCACATCACTCAGAAACCTCCATAGCGTGGCGGGCGGCCGCCTGCGGCTGGAGGGCCTGTCTCGAGAGCCGCCCTCGGTGCCTTGGAGCGCTGGGTCCAGTGTGCCCAGCACCAGCGTTAGGCCTCAGCAGCACCCCAGGCTTCCCGATGCTCTGCAGACCGGGTGTTCTGTCTCGTCCCACAGATGCAGAGAAGGGAGGCAGCCTCGTGGTCGGAGACTTTGACCTCGCAGCCAGCTATGGTAAGTGACACTGTGGAAGCCAGCTCAGCTGGCGACAGATACCCCACGGTGCTTATGACGTAGGCACTGGCCCCAGAACTCCCGGGTTTGGCTCCTGATTCTGTGAACAAGCATTCATAGGTCTTCCAGCGTGGAGTTCGGCATGCACTTGAGGTCACCATGTGGGGCCCACACGCCAGGTCCGCCCCTCCTGACATTGGccgtgggcagggaggggccttgGTGTTCTCAGCTGTGAAAGGGCCACTGTCTCAGCCCCTCTCTCAGATGGTTGTGAAGAACAGACTCGCTCAGTTTCACTTCTCCTGCCGCCTTTTCACTGCTACTCAGTATCCCTAAGAGTGATTTCCCCTGGCATGTCCCAGTAAGTTCACGATTGTCACACAACTCTGAAGAAGTTGGGAACCCTGCACAGCCGAGCCTGGGatgtgggggtggagggctgcCCCCGGGACCACAGGTGGTTTGCACAGCTGCCCCCACACCGCTCCCGCCATCCTACTGCCCCCTCCTCACACTCGCCCCAGTGGCCAGGAGTGAACATGGGGCAGTCTTGGGATAAACATTCTGCCCTTTTGGGTGCCATTCCAATTTGCAGATTGAGAGTTAAACTTTGTGTATTTCTCCATAAAAGGTCCTACCTTCCCCCTCCCAAAAAGAGTGGCTCTTTTTTTAAGCTTTCACGTCACTTTCAGTTTGTCCCCATGAACACTGGGTATCCGCCACTCTTCAACAGGAAAAGGTTCCAAGCAGAATCCTGGGATGGCTCCCGATGGATCTGTCCTTCTTCCTCAAGAGCAGGCGTGGGTTGTTCTGAGATAcctcagttttcattttcattccccAGAAAGCCCAGGTTTTTTTCAGGTTGACGCCTGAGGAGGTGTCCAGGGTCTCAGGTGCAGAGATGTGGCCTAGGAGATGGTAGCCCATGACCCCAAGACAAGACGTGCAGGGCCACTTGGCCCTGGAGCCTGGGCCTGGGGGACACTGGGACCAGCCTCGCCACGGTCTCTGGGGCGCTCTGGGCACCTTGCCTTCTTGCACTCAGTTGCAGTCCTGGGGGGCTGCCAGGGTGGGAGGCACTGGGATCTGCACACTCCCCCTGCCCTGGGAGTGGATCATCTGGAACCTGATGGGGAACTGGCCATGTCACCCCCAGTGTGTCGGACCCTGGAGACGCAGCCACAGAGCAGCCCCTTTGCATGCATGGACCTCACCTACATCAGTCTGCTGCTGCAGGAATTTGGCTTTCCCAGGAGCAAAGTGCTGAAGGTAAGGACTTGCCTCTTGGGCACCCCCATCCCCTTTACGGGGTGAGGAGCCAGGAACCGCTGCTCCCGTTGTTGGGGTCCCATCCCCTAGCTGTCCCTGGCTCCCAAGGAGCCCTCAGAGCTGCTTCTAGCCTCCTGAGCACACACCTTCATCCACAGATGCCCACTGGCCTTTCCTGTCACGGTATGTGATGACCCTCTGTGTCCCCCCTTTGTCTTTTCAAGCTGACTCGGAAAATTGACAACGTTGAGACCAGCTGGGCTCTGGGGGCCATTTTTCATTACATCGACTCCCTGAACAGACACAAGAATCCAGCCTTGTAGCAGCCGAACTGCCCAGTCCCTGCCCCCGGTCAGTGGTGGTCTCTGTGCATCTTCTGTCTTGGATGTGGCAACTTCGTGGTCCTCGAGGGGCCACAGTGTGGGCTgagccccttcctccctgcagcctgCAGTGGCATTTCTTGTGGACTTGCAGGGGGCCCAGTGCCACCCTGGCCTGTGCATCAGCCTCTCCCGGCCGCATCTGGCCAGAGGGCTGGCCCGAGTCTGGACTCAGATCCTACCTAATGCCTCCTGCCTGCCTTGGCTCCAGGTGGGCAGTGAACCAGGCAGGGCACAGGCACATGCTGAGGTGGCAACGCAGCTGCCATCCCATCCCACCTCTCCACATGTGGGGCTGTGGCTGCTGCTATGTGTGTCCCTGGGATGTGGGTCTTGTTTTGTCTCCCAGCCTGTCGGCTTCCTCCGTCCCCGAGGGCAGACCTCCGCCTTCGCTGGGAGAGCTTGAGGGGGTTGTTCATGCTGTCCTCACTTGCGGGGAGCCACGCAAGGTCCATCGTGCCCTCCAGGATGGCAAGTGCAGCTGGACTGCGGTGAATTCCAGACTTGAGCGTGTTC includes the following:
- the ENTPD6 gene encoding ectonucleoside triphosphate diphosphohydrolase 6 isoform X3, which encodes MNGTDEGVSAWITVNFLTGSLKAPGRSSVGMLDLGGGSTQITFLPRLEATLQASPPGYLTALRMFNRTYKLYSYSYLGLGLMSARLAILGGVEGQPAKDGKELVSPCLSPSFKGEWEHTEVTYRISGQKAEASLHELCASRVSEILRNKVHRTEEVKHVDFYAFSYYYDLAASVGLIDAEKGGSLVVGDFDLAASYVCRTLETQPQSSPFACMDLTYISLLLQEFGFPRSKVLKLTRKIDNVETSWALGAIFHYIDSLNRHKNPAL